The following proteins are encoded in a genomic region of Triticum dicoccoides isolate Atlit2015 ecotype Zavitan chromosome 1B, WEW_v2.0, whole genome shotgun sequence:
- the LOC119328079 gene encoding uncharacterized protein LOC119328079 isoform X2 has product MALPRHRRSPPALPDHLLEEIFSRLPPDEPSCLLRACLVCKHWRDIISAPSFLRHLHAHRRAPNMLGFLQHSEGDENLPVYVPTSPYSFPVPDPRDWHVLGYRHGRAVFVSETTDRELLVWEPFTGNRWSVPVPAELNTGHSNATVLCAAEGCDHLNCHGGPFRIVLVFTTPFDEETEWVTSACQYSSETGAWGEVALALPWRDGFSLLCENPGLLVGNSLLYFLYLDGHTLEYNLAEHVLNVINPPEPDFGAAAFSQRVMLVQAEDGGLGIALADDNGFNHLYLWSRKVSEGGDAEWVECPVMYLGDSLPFAARSSSSRIIAFLMGFVEGANTILVSTDDGFFSIELQSKRGRKMCKDRCRAYPLVPVVSSYSILRVPQVEHDGLGSPDFNGESDDEEWEWEALRQAESLFYRGSRAIKEGDFVAAVDCLSRVLAIRVAHYGELAAECASVYYKYGCALLWKAQKATNPLANVPKKGENSNGEDQEDKKGDNEMAGAGDVSDVDLAGKMLDTARVIMEKSTDNTVEISRILSALTEVSMEKRKRGIN; this is encoded by the exons ATGGCGCTGCCACGCCACCGCCGCTCGCCGCCGGCGCTTCCAGACCACCTCCTCGAGGAAATCTTCTCCCGCCTCCCTCCCGACGAACCCTCATGCCTCCTCCGCGCCTGCCTCGTCTGCAAGCACTGGCGCGACATCATCTCCGCCCCCAGCTTCCTCCGCCACCTCCACGCGCACCGCCGGGCACCCAATatgctagggttcctccagcacTCGGAAGGTGATGAGAATCTCCCCGTCTACGTGCCCACCTCCCCCTACTCCTTCCCTGTCCCCGACCCCCGCGATTGGCACGTCCTCGGCTACCGGCACGGCCGCGCCGTATTCGTCTCCGAGACTACCGACCGGGAGCTCCTCGTCTGGGAGCCGTTCACAGGAAACCGGTGGAGCGTGCCGGTACCCGCGGAACTCAACACCGGGCACTCCAACGCCACCGTGCTCtgtgcggcggaggggtgcgaccaTCTCAACTGCCACGGGGGGCCCTTCCGCATTGTCTTGGTGTTCACCACCCCCTTCGACGAGGAAACAGAGTGGGTCACGTCGGCGTGCCAATACTCGTCGGAGACCGGCGCCTGGGGTGAGGTGGCCTTGGCCTTGCCCTGGCGCGATGGCTTTTCCTTGCTCTGTGAGAATCCTGGCCTGCTCGTGGGGAATTCTCTGCTGTACTTCCTGTACCTTGATGGGCACACCCTCGAGTACAACTTGGCTGAGCATGTCCTCAATGTGATCAACCCACCGGAACCGGACTTTGGTGCTGCTGCATTCTCGCAGAGAGTTATGCTGGTTCAGGCGGAGGATGGTGGGCTGGGAATTGCTCTAGCTGATGACAATGGGTTCAATCATCTCTACCTCTGGTCAAGGAAGGTCAGTGAAGGAGGTGATGCAGAATGGGTGGAGTGCCCGGTCATGTACCTCGGCGATTCGCTTCCATTTGCTGCTAGGTCGTCGTCCTCAAGAATAATAGCATTTCTGATGGGCTTTGTCGAGGGGGCAAATACCATTTTGGTGAGCACGGATGATGGCTTCTTTTCAATCGAGCTCCAGTCCAAGCGGGGGAGGAAGATGTGCAAGGACCGATGCAGGGCCTACCCTTTGGTTCCAGTTGTCAGCTCCTACTCCATACTCCGGGTACCTCAAGTTGAGCACGATGGCCTGGGCTCTCCGGACTTCAATGGTGAGTCAGATGACGAGGAGTGGGAGTGGGAAGCACTAAGGCAGGCAGAGTCGCTGTTTTACAGAGGGTCCAGGGCCATCAAGGAGGGGGACTTTGTTGCCGCTGTTGATTGCCTCAGCCGCGTCCTGGCGATCAG GGTTGCACATTATGGTGAACTTGCTGCGGAATGTGCTAGCGTGTATTACAAATATGGGTGTGCCTTGCTATGGAAAGCTCAAAAGGCAACTAATCCTCTGGCAAACGTTCCCAAGAAGG GGGAAAACTCAAATGGCGAAGATCAGGAGGATAAGAAGGGTGACAATGAGATGGCAGGCGCTGGAGATGTTTCTGATGTGGATCTTGCTGGGAAAATGTTAGATACTGCAAGAGTAATAATGGAAAAGAGCACAGACAACACTGTGGAGATATCAAGAATCCTTTCTGCTCTCACTGAAGTCTCCATGGAAAAGAGAAAAAG aGGAATTAATTAG
- the LOC119328079 gene encoding uncharacterized protein LOC119328079 isoform X1 produces MALPRHRRSPPALPDHLLEEIFSRLPPDEPSCLLRACLVCKHWRDIISAPSFLRHLHAHRRAPNMLGFLQHSEGDENLPVYVPTSPYSFPVPDPRDWHVLGYRHGRAVFVSETTDRELLVWEPFTGNRWSVPVPAELNTGHSNATVLCAAEGCDHLNCHGGPFRIVLVFTTPFDEETEWVTSACQYSSETGAWGEVALALPWRDGFSLLCENPGLLVGNSLLYFLYLDGHTLEYNLAEHVLNVINPPEPDFGAAAFSQRVMLVQAEDGGLGIALADDNGFNHLYLWSRKVSEGGDAEWVECPVMYLGDSLPFAARSSSSRIIAFLMGFVEGANTILVSTDDGFFSIELQSKRGRKMCKDRCRAYPLVPVVSSYSILRVPQVEHDGLGSPDFNGESDDEEWEWEALRQAESLFYRGSRAIKEGDFVAAVDCLSRVLAIRVAHYGELAAECASVYYKYGCALLWKAQKATNPLANVPKKGTISKARTEERENSNGEDQEDKKGDNEMAGAGDVSDVDLAGKMLDTARVIMEKSTDNTVEISRILSALTEVSMEKRKRGIN; encoded by the exons ATGGCGCTGCCACGCCACCGCCGCTCGCCGCCGGCGCTTCCAGACCACCTCCTCGAGGAAATCTTCTCCCGCCTCCCTCCCGACGAACCCTCATGCCTCCTCCGCGCCTGCCTCGTCTGCAAGCACTGGCGCGACATCATCTCCGCCCCCAGCTTCCTCCGCCACCTCCACGCGCACCGCCGGGCACCCAATatgctagggttcctccagcacTCGGAAGGTGATGAGAATCTCCCCGTCTACGTGCCCACCTCCCCCTACTCCTTCCCTGTCCCCGACCCCCGCGATTGGCACGTCCTCGGCTACCGGCACGGCCGCGCCGTATTCGTCTCCGAGACTACCGACCGGGAGCTCCTCGTCTGGGAGCCGTTCACAGGAAACCGGTGGAGCGTGCCGGTACCCGCGGAACTCAACACCGGGCACTCCAACGCCACCGTGCTCtgtgcggcggaggggtgcgaccaTCTCAACTGCCACGGGGGGCCCTTCCGCATTGTCTTGGTGTTCACCACCCCCTTCGACGAGGAAACAGAGTGGGTCACGTCGGCGTGCCAATACTCGTCGGAGACCGGCGCCTGGGGTGAGGTGGCCTTGGCCTTGCCCTGGCGCGATGGCTTTTCCTTGCTCTGTGAGAATCCTGGCCTGCTCGTGGGGAATTCTCTGCTGTACTTCCTGTACCTTGATGGGCACACCCTCGAGTACAACTTGGCTGAGCATGTCCTCAATGTGATCAACCCACCGGAACCGGACTTTGGTGCTGCTGCATTCTCGCAGAGAGTTATGCTGGTTCAGGCGGAGGATGGTGGGCTGGGAATTGCTCTAGCTGATGACAATGGGTTCAATCATCTCTACCTCTGGTCAAGGAAGGTCAGTGAAGGAGGTGATGCAGAATGGGTGGAGTGCCCGGTCATGTACCTCGGCGATTCGCTTCCATTTGCTGCTAGGTCGTCGTCCTCAAGAATAATAGCATTTCTGATGGGCTTTGTCGAGGGGGCAAATACCATTTTGGTGAGCACGGATGATGGCTTCTTTTCAATCGAGCTCCAGTCCAAGCGGGGGAGGAAGATGTGCAAGGACCGATGCAGGGCCTACCCTTTGGTTCCAGTTGTCAGCTCCTACTCCATACTCCGGGTACCTCAAGTTGAGCACGATGGCCTGGGCTCTCCGGACTTCAATGGTGAGTCAGATGACGAGGAGTGGGAGTGGGAAGCACTAAGGCAGGCAGAGTCGCTGTTTTACAGAGGGTCCAGGGCCATCAAGGAGGGGGACTTTGTTGCCGCTGTTGATTGCCTCAGCCGCGTCCTGGCGATCAG GGTTGCACATTATGGTGAACTTGCTGCGGAATGTGCTAGCGTGTATTACAAATATGGGTGTGCCTTGCTATGGAAAGCTCAAAAGGCAACTAATCCTCTGGCAAACGTTCCCAAGAAGGGTACAATCAGCAAAGCTCGTACTGAAGAAC GGGAAAACTCAAATGGCGAAGATCAGGAGGATAAGAAGGGTGACAATGAGATGGCAGGCGCTGGAGATGTTTCTGATGTGGATCTTGCTGGGAAAATGTTAGATACTGCAAGAGTAATAATGGAAAAGAGCACAGACAACACTGTGGAGATATCAAGAATCCTTTCTGCTCTCACTGAAGTCTCCATGGAAAAGAGAAAAAG aGGAATTAATTAG